A part of Paraburkholderia largidicola genomic DNA contains:
- a CDS encoding GMC family oxidoreductase, with protein sequence MNYDYIIVGAGSAGCILANRLSASGQYSVLLLEAGKADDSFWFKIPVGFTKTYYNETYNWMYYSEPEKELDNRSLYCPRGKVQGGSGSINAMIYVRGQAQDYDDWAEAGNKGWSYRDVLPYFRKLEAHPLGNTEYHGANGPIGISPMKDAAHPICHVFIKGCEQAGYKRTDDFNGAQFEGAGIYDVNTRNGQRSSSSFEYLHPVLNRKNLTVEREVLVTQVLFDADRRATGVVVKQNGSARHFTAKREVILSAGAVDTPKLLQLSGVGDSALLAEHRVPLVHHLPAVGQNLQDHLCVSFYYRSNVKTLNDEMRPLLGKLKLGLQYLLTRKGPLAMSVNQAGGFFKSSEKEALPNLQLYFNPLSYRIPKSNKASLEPEPYSGFLLCFNPCRPSSRGSIQIASDRAEDAAKIRINALTTQKDIDEAIEGCELVRKIMSTAALKDITVEEISPGPQVNDREAFLQYFREQSGSIYHLCGSCAMGPDDGNSVVDERLRVHGMSGLRIVDASIFPNITSGNINAPTMMVAEKGAEMILEDALAAAGAQAKQSAKVFAAAH encoded by the coding sequence ATGAATTACGACTACATCATCGTCGGAGCGGGATCTGCGGGCTGCATTCTCGCCAACCGGCTGTCGGCGTCCGGCCAGTACTCGGTGCTGCTGCTCGAAGCGGGCAAAGCCGACGATTCGTTCTGGTTCAAAATTCCAGTCGGTTTCACGAAGACGTACTACAACGAAACCTACAACTGGATGTACTACAGCGAGCCGGAGAAGGAACTCGACAACCGCTCGTTGTATTGCCCGCGTGGCAAGGTGCAGGGCGGCTCCGGTTCGATCAACGCAATGATCTACGTGCGCGGCCAGGCGCAGGATTACGACGACTGGGCGGAGGCGGGCAACAAGGGCTGGTCGTATCGCGACGTACTGCCGTATTTCCGCAAGCTCGAAGCGCATCCGCTCGGCAACACGGAGTATCACGGCGCAAATGGCCCGATCGGCATTTCCCCGATGAAGGATGCGGCGCATCCCATCTGTCACGTGTTCATCAAGGGCTGCGAGCAGGCGGGCTACAAGCGCACTGACGACTTCAACGGTGCGCAGTTCGAAGGCGCGGGCATTTACGACGTGAACACGCGTAATGGCCAGCGTTCGTCGAGCAGCTTCGAATACCTGCACCCGGTGCTCAACCGGAAGAACCTGACGGTCGAGCGTGAAGTGCTCGTCACGCAGGTGCTGTTCGACGCGGACCGGCGCGCGACGGGCGTCGTCGTGAAGCAGAACGGCAGTGCGCGTCATTTCACCGCGAAGCGGGAAGTGATTCTTTCGGCGGGCGCCGTCGATACGCCGAAGCTGCTGCAACTGTCGGGTGTCGGCGATAGCGCGCTGCTCGCGGAGCATCGCGTTCCTCTCGTGCATCATTTGCCGGCAGTCGGGCAAAATCTGCAGGATCATCTTTGCGTGAGCTTCTACTATCGCTCGAACGTGAAGACGCTGAATGACGAAATGCGTCCGTTGCTGGGCAAGCTCAAGCTCGGCTTGCAATACCTGCTGACGCGCAAAGGCCCGCTTGCGATGAGCGTGAACCAGGCTGGCGGCTTCTTCAAAAGCAGCGAGAAAGAAGCGTTGCCTAACCTGCAGCTCTATTTCAACCCGTTGTCGTATCGCATTCCGAAGAGCAACAAGGCGAGCCTCGAACCCGAACCGTATTCGGGCTTCCTGCTGTGCTTCAATCCGTGCCGTCCGAGTAGCCGCGGCTCGATCCAGATCGCGTCCGACCGTGCGGAAGATGCCGCGAAGATTCGCATCAACGCGCTGACGACGCAAAAAGATATCGACGAAGCCATCGAAGGCTGCGAACTGGTGCGCAAGATCATGTCGACGGCGGCGCTCAAGGACATCACTGTCGAAGAGATATCGCCCGGCCCGCAAGTGAACGATCGCGAAGCTTTCCTGCAGTACTTCCGGGAACAGTCGGGTTCGATCTATCACCTGTGCGGTTCGTGCGCGATGGGGCCGGACGATGGCAACTCGGTCGTCGACGAGCGGCTGCGCGTGCATGGCATGTCGGGCTTGCGGATCGTCGATGCGTCGATCTTCCCGAACATCACGTCAGGCAATATCAACGCGCCGACGATGATGGTCGCGGAGAAGGGCGCCGAGATGATTCTCGAAGATGCGCTGGCAGCGGCGGGTGCGCAAGCGAAGCAATCGGCGAAGGTGTTTGCTGCGGCGCATTGA
- a CDS encoding IMPACT family protein has translation MPTFTLPSALQAELDIRKSRFIAYAIPVADRDAAMDELRRLREAHPTATHVCWALLAGGQSGMSDDGEPSGTAGRPILEVLRHHDLDGVLAAVVRYYGGVKLGAGGLVRAYTDAIATALQDAPRVERIALASLQVEIGYPDEARVRRWIEQENYALEASAYDMNVQLTIRMPVTAIDAAREALRDMTQGRAIFPESL, from the coding sequence TTGCCCACCTTCACTCTCCCCTCAGCGCTGCAGGCGGAACTCGACATCCGCAAAAGCCGCTTCATCGCCTACGCGATTCCCGTCGCCGACCGCGACGCCGCGATGGACGAACTGCGCCGCCTGCGTGAAGCGCATCCCACGGCCACGCATGTGTGCTGGGCCCTGCTGGCGGGCGGGCAATCGGGCATGTCGGACGATGGCGAGCCGTCGGGCACGGCAGGGCGCCCGATCCTCGAAGTCCTGCGCCATCACGATCTGGACGGCGTGCTGGCCGCTGTCGTGCGCTATTACGGCGGCGTGAAGCTCGGCGCGGGCGGCCTCGTGCGCGCCTATACCGACGCGATCGCCACCGCGTTGCAGGACGCGCCGCGTGTCGAGCGGATCGCGCTTGCGTCCTTGCAGGTCGAGATCGGCTATCCCGACGAAGCCCGCGTGCGACGCTGGATCGAACAGGAAAACTACGCGCTCGAAGCGAGCGCGTACGACATGAACGTGCAACTGACGATACGCATGCCCGTCACGGCCATCGACGCCGCGCGTGAAGCCTTGCGCGATATGACGCAAGGCCGCGCAATTTTCCCCGAAAGCCTCTGA